The Verrucomicrobiia bacterium sequence CCTTGATACAGCGCGGGCCCGGTTGTCTTGCCCATGTAAACGCTGACCGGAAAGTAGAGTTGATAGGGAAATGGCGTGTAATACATCGCGTGTTGCAATCCCGGCGGCAGAATATCCAGCGGAAACAAGTGCCCGCTCGCGAGGTATTCAAAGGCGTAGAGAATGAAGATGAACGTTGAAACCTCCAGCACCCAGAACGCGAGCATGGCCATGGCGTAGGAGGTCAGAAACTGGAGCAGGGCGGTCAACCCGACTGAAAGACCAAACCAGCCGAACTGGCTCCACGTGGGCGGCAGCACAAAATATTGCCGGAACCAGAAGATGAACAGCGCCAGCGGAATGGCCGCGACGCCGAGGTATGTCAGCCGGCCCGCCAGGAACAGGCTGAGCCGATACCACAGATAGTCCAGCGGCTTGAGCAGGAACTGGCTGATGTTGCCGTCCTTGAT is a genomic window containing:
- a CDS encoding ABC-2 family transporter protein; translated protein: MQNNLAYRVNFLARSLFGLIPLTAMLYLWRTIYTGKGGAGATISGYTLAEMLSYYLIVQLVDALTAVNEDDWAIAADIKDGNISQFLLKPLDYLWYRLSLFLAGRLTYLGVAAIPLALFIFWFRQYFVLPPTWSQFGWFGLSVGLTALLQFLTSYAMAMLAFWVLEVSTFIFILYAFEYLASGHLFPLDILPPGLQHAMYYTPFPYQLYFPVSVYMGKTTGPALYQGLGMQFLWVMLAYGAARFAWARGIRKYSAVGG